A stretch of the Alnus glutinosa chromosome 6, dhAlnGlut1.1, whole genome shotgun sequence genome encodes the following:
- the LOC133871726 gene encoding protein LYK5-like, whose protein sequence is MSEIPQSVQKEYSNQTEEGSISTDLSLLVIWSLLLVVLLLKPDFTVDGQQIYLNNKQLDCYNDPNFTDGYACNGVQTSCQAFLTFRSIPPFNSPLSIGLLLGSKPNLIANFNNMSNFDTIPTDTLVLIPINNCTCSGPYYQYNTSYKLSSESDTYFTVANDTYQGLTTCQALMAQNPYDSLNLTVGLNLEVPLRCACPTSKQIAAGVNYLLTYMPSEEDDTSTIADLFGVEEQSIWDANELTEESITFPFTPILVPLKTKPTQIHPPVFPPPAPSPQTPITVKAGSGETNKRWVFVGVAVGATALLVLSAFLLWFFCRRHSQNKALNPLPALSTPAKNESSWSVSTQGVRYAIESLTIYKFDDIQKATGFFGEANRIKGSVYRGSFLGDGAAVKVLKGDVSSEINLLKRINHTNIIRLSGFCVHSGNTYLVYEYAENGSLTDWLHDNKDPRSSPLEWKQRVQVAYDMADALNYLHNYINPPYIHKNLKTSNILLDSNLRAKISNFGLARTLGIQDRGGLQLTRHVVGTHGYMAPEYMEDGVITPKLDVFAFGVVMLELLSGREASSGAEMHGGDHEELLYASIRRVLDGDNVREKLRGFVDPSLRNEYPLDIAFSMAQLAKNCVAHDLNSRPAMPEVFMTLSKILYSSLDWDPSDDRQRSGTLGHTNGK, encoded by the exons ATGAGTGAAATTCCCCAATCTGTACAAAAGGAGTACTCAAATCAAACAGAAGAAGGGTCGATTTCCACTGACTTGAGTCTC CTTGTTATTTGGTCCCTGTTGTTGGTTGTGTTGCTGCTGAAACCCGATTTCACAGTAGACGGCCAACAAATTTACTTGAACAACAAACAGCTGGACTGCTATAACGATCCCAACTTCACGGATGGGTATGCGTGCAACGGCGTCCAAACCTCCTGCCAAGCATTCCTCACCTTCAGATCCATTCCTCCTTTCAATTCTCCCTTATCCATCGGCTTACTCTTGGGCTCCAAACCCAACCTCATTGCCAACTTCAACAACATGTCCAACTTCGACACCATACCCACAGACACCCTGGTTCTCATCCCGATCAATAATTGTACATGTTCCGGTCCTTACTACCAGTACAACACCTCCTACAAGCTCAGCAGTGAGTCCGACACCTACTTCACCGTCGCCAACGACACCTACCAGGGGCTCACCACCTGCCAGGCCTTGATGGCTCAGAACCCTTACGACAGCCTTAATCTGACGGTGGGGCTCAACCTGGAGGTGCCCCTCAGGTGTGCTTGCCCGACTTCCAAACAGATAGCGGCTGGGGTCAACTACTTGCTCACTTATATGCCCAGCGAGGAGGACGACACTTCTACTATTGCCGATCTATTCGGTGTAGAGGAGCAGAGCATATGGGACGCAAACGAGTTGACTGAAGAAAGCATTACATTCCCTTTCACACCCATTCTGGTTCCCCTTAAGACCAAGCCCACTCAAATTCACCCACCAGTCTTTCCGCCTCCAGCACCGTCTCCCCAGACACCCATTACCGTCAAAGCCGGCTCTGGGGAAACCAACAAAAGGTGGGTATTCGTGGGTGTTGCCGTTGGAGCTACTGCTTTGCTTGTCCTCTCCGCTTTTCTGCTTTGGTTCTTCTGTCGCCGCCACTCTCAAAACAAGGCACTCAACCCACTCCCAGCTTTGTCCACACCCGCCAAGAACGAAAGTTCCTGGTCTGTTTCTACTCAAGGGGTTCGTTATGCCATCGAATCCTTGACCATATATAAGTTTGATGACATACAAAAGGCTACCGGGTTCTTCGGGGAGGCCAACAGAATTAAAGGCTCAGTCTACCGGGGATCCTTTTTGGGTGATGGTGCCGCTGTTAAGGTCTTGAAAGGGGATGTCTCCAGCGAGATCAACTTGTTGAAGCGGATCAACCACACCAACATCATCAGGCTCTCTGGTTTCTGCGTACACAGCGGGAACACCTATCTCGTTTACGAATACGCAGAGAATGGGTCTCTCACCGATTGGCTTCACGACAACAAGGATCCACGCTCTTCCCCACTGGAATGGAAGCAGAGAGTTCAGGTTGCCTATGATATGGCCGATGCTCTCAACTACCTCCACAACTATATCAACCCTCCCTACATCCACAAGAACTTGAAGACCAGTAACATTCTTTTGGATTCTAACTTGAGAGCCAAAATTTCCAATTTCGGTTTGGCAAGAACGCTGGGGATTCAAGACAGAGGAGGACTCCAACTAACGAGACATGTGGTTGGCACTCATGGTTACATGGCCCCCGAGTACATGGAGGATGGGGTGATTACTCCAAAGCTAGATGTGTTCGCGTTTGGGGTTGTCATGTTGGAGCTCTTATCCGGAAGAGAAGCCAGTAGTGGTGCTGAAATGCATGGAGGGGATCATGAGGAGTTGCTGTATGCATCCATAAGACGGGTGCTTGATGGAGACAATGTGAGAGAGAAACTGCGAGGCTTCGTTGATCCTTCTCTTAGGAATGAGTACCCTCTGGATATAGCCTTCTCCATGGCCCAGCTAGCTAAAAACTGTGTTGCTCATGATCTAAACTCTCGGCCAGCAATGCCAGAAGTTTTCATGACTCTCTCAAAGATTCTTTACTCCTCATTGGACTGGGATCCATCTGACGACCGTCAACGTTCCGGCACACTTGGTCATACTAATGGCAAATAG
- the LOC133870538 gene encoding protein LYK5-like translates to MEIFKFYLVCSLLLSLLLRKPHLSVQGQQIYVNNKQLDCYIDRNFTDGYACNGVQTSCQAYLTFRSNPPYNSPATIGFLLGSQPSLVADANNMSSFDIIPTDTQILIPINNCSCSGPYYQYNTSYELSSKSDTYLIVANNTYQGLTTCQSLMAQNPYDSRNLTVGLNLEVPLRCACPTPNQTAAGVKYLLTYLVTWKDDISKIAQLFGVDKQSVLDANELTEESSIFPFTPILVPLKSKPTLIQRSVSPPPPPPPPPPTTINAGSGNNKRWVFVGVAIGASALLVLSAFLLWFFCRPRRHSHKKAPKPLPDPALSPPTKKPSPSHSENSWTFSTQEVRYAVESLTLYRFDDLQKATGFFGEANIIKGSVYRGSFKGDDAAVKVMKGDVSSEINLLKRINHSNIIRLSGFCVHEGNTYLVYEYAEKGSLTDWLHGNKYPDSSPLAWKQRVQVAYDVADALNYLHNYTNPPYIHKNLKTSNILLDSNFRSKISNFGLARTLENQDDGFQLTRHVFGTQGYMAPEYIENGVITPKLDVFAFGVVMLELISGREAAAADKHGGDHELLYASIRRVLEGDNVREKLRGFVDPSLRHEYPLDLAFSMAQLAKSCVAHDLNSRPAMPEVFMTLSKILSSSLDWDPSDELKRSRSLGHPDGR, encoded by the coding sequence ATggagatttttaaattttacttgGTTTGCTCCCTACTGTTGTCTCTGTTGCTGCGGAAACCCCATCTCTCAGTACAAGGCCAACAAATTTACGTGAACAACAAGCAGCTCGACTGCTACATCGACCGCAACTTCACGGATGGGTATGCCTGCAACGGCGTCCAAACCTCCTGCCAAGCCTACCTCACCTTCAGATCTAATCCTCCTTATAATTCTCCGGCAACCATCGGCTTTCTCTTGGGCTCCCAACCCTCCCTTGTTGCCGACGCCAACAACATGTCCAGCTTCGATATCATTCCCACAGATACCCAGATCCTTATCCCGATCAATAATTGTTCATGTTCGGGTCCTTACTACCAGTACAACACCTCCTACGAGTTGAGCAGTAAGTCCGACACCTACCTCATCGTGGCCAACAACACCTACCAGGGCCTCACCACCTGCCAGTCCTTGATGGCTCAGAACCCTTACGACAGCCGCAATCTGACGGTGGGGCTCAATCTGGAGGTGCCCCTCAGGTGTGCTTGCCCGACTCCAAACCAGACAGCGGCGGGGGTCAAGTACTTGCTCACATATTTGGTCACCTGGAAAGATGACATTTCTAAAATTGCCCAACTATTCGGTGTGGACAAGCAGAGCGTACTCGACGCAAACGAGCTGACTGAGGAAAGCAGCATATTCCCTTTCACCCCCATTCTGGTTCCCCTCAAGAGCAAGCCCACTCTAATTCAGAGATCAGTTTCTCCGCCTCCACCACCGCCTCCCCCGCCACCCACCACCATCAACGCTGGCTCCGGGAACAACAAAAGGTGGGTATTCGTGGGTGTTGCCATCGGAGCTTCTGCTTTGCTTGTCCTCTCCGCTTTTCTGCTTTGGTTCTTCTGTCGCCCTCGCCGCCACTCTCACAAGAAGGCACCCAAGCCACTCCCAGACCCAGCTTTGTCCCCACCAACCAAGAAGCCCTCACCTTCGCACTCCGAAAATTCCTGGACTTTTTCTACTCAAGAGGTTCGTTATGCCGTGGAATCCTTGACCCTGTACAGGTTTGATGACTTACAAAAGGCTACTGGGTTCTTCGGGGAGGCCAACATAATTAAAGGCTCAGTCTACCGGGGATCCTTTAAGGGTGATGATGCCGCTGTTAAGGTCATGAAAGGGGACGTCTCCAGCGAGATCAACTTGTTGAAGCGGATCAACCACAGCAACATCATCAGGCTCTCTGGTTTCTGCGTACACGAGGGGAACACCTACCTCGTTTACGAGTACGCAGAGAAAGGGTCTCTCACCGATTGGCTTCACGGCAACAAGTATCCAGACTCTTCCCCTCTGGCATGGAAGCAGAGAGTTCAGGTTGCCTATGATGTGGCCGATGCCCTCAACTACCTCCACAACTATACCAACCCTCCCTACATCCACAAGAACTTGAAGACCAGTAACATTCTTTTGGATTCCAACTTCAGATCCAAGATTTCCAATTTCGGGTTGGCAAGAACACTGGAGAATCAAGACGACGGATTCCAACTTACCAGACACGTGTTTGGCACTCAGGGTTATATGGCCCCAGAGTACATCGAGAATGGAGTGATTACTCCTAAACTAGATGTGTTCGCGTTTGGGGTTGTCATGTTGGAGCTCATATCCGGAAGAGAAGCCGCTGCTGCTGACAAGCATGGAGGAGATCATGAGTTGCTGTATGCATCCATAAGACGGGTGCTTGAAGGAGACAATGTGAGAGAGAAACTGCGAGGCTTCGTTGATCCTTCTCTTAGGCATGAGTACCCTCTGGATTTAGCCTTCTCCATGGCCCAGCTAGCTAAAAGCTGTGTTGCTCATGATCTAAACTCTCGTCCAGCAATGCCAGAAGTTTTCATGACTCTGTCCAAGATTCTTTCCTCCTCTTTGGACTGGGATCCATCTGACGAGCTTAAACGTTCCAGATCACTTGGTCATCCTGATGGCAGATAG
- the LOC133871967 gene encoding uncharacterized protein LOC133871967 isoform X1: MCGRGGANVSLCLLIILIVAHHIWNFLGLSWNWAGLEPMQTSSVFLAAKPASAPVRVRSLYTSRTPSTANDPNSMAAAAPKWAQKTITLPPQRRGCHLITPKIMKEIGQDLSEFKCGLAHLFLQHTSASLTINENYDSDVRDDTETFLNKIVPEGRSAPWKHTIEGPDDMPAHIKSSMFGCTLTVPITNGQLNMGTWQKISCSRHTSWICIDKSLGKRRKVRIALNRDWGSSFNPLFRLANDKDG; encoded by the exons ATGTGCGGCAGAGGTGGAGCAAATGTTTCGCTGTGCCTCCTTATAATCCTGATAGTCGCACACCACATCTGGAACTTTCTTGGGCTTAGTTGGAATTGGGCGGGCTTAGAACCCATGCAAACCTCCTCAGTATTCTTAGCTGCGAAGCCTGCCTCGGCTCCGGTTCGCGTGAGGTCGCTGTACACAAGTCGGACACCGAGCACCGCAAACGATCCGAATTCCATGGCTGCGGCTGCTCCTAAGTGGGCTCAGAAGACCATAACTCTGCCTCCCCAGAGGAGGGGCTGCCATCTCATCACCCCTAAG ATAATGAAGGAAATTGGGCAAGATCTGTCAGAATTCAAGTGTGGCCTTGCTCATCTCTTCT TGCAGCACACTAGTGCTTCTCTTACTATCAATGAGAATTATGACTCTGATGTTCGGGATGATACTGAGACATTCCTCAACAAGATAGTTCCAGAG GGAAGATCTGCGCCTTGGAAGCATACAATTGAAG GCCCAGATGACATGCCAGCGCATATCAAGTCGTCGATGTTTGGCTGCACGCTGAC GGTTCCAATTACAAATGGGCAGCTTAACATGGGAACCTGGCAG AAAATTAGTTGCTCTAGACACACTAGCTGGATTTGTATTGATAAAAGCTtagggaaaagaagaaaagtgagAATAGCATTGAATCGTGATTGGGGAAGCAGTTTCAATCCTCTTTTTCGTTTGGCCAATGATAAAGATGGTTAG
- the LOC133872043 gene encoding uncharacterized protein LOC133872043 produces the protein MGSGRWWALVVIGAVVVVASGASQKKHDPLVSRIAFGSCSEQSDPQPIWNTVINFDPQVFIWLGDNIYGDIKRPFKVFGKERTIGPWKNFPRFVPSNSQEMEFKYRKAKTNPGYSRLRERTKVIGTWDDHDYGLNDAGKEFGGKITNQRLLLDFLDEPQDSPRRKQDGVYASYTFGPVGRQVKVILLDTRYHRDPLLSDGTILGNSQWTWLEKEMNGPASAITIIGSSIQVISNLSAATGPLFSFESWGRFPKERDRLFKLIADSKRDGVFFISGDVHFGEITRYDCATGYPLYDITSSGLTKAVEETVSPPLHLIVRSVARLTPSTMRVMDQNCRYSSCTYGQPNFGAIEIDWDATPMTLKIEVRDISGFTVTGVKMSLLELQVGSLDPVATAKAGEYRRHCSLEVTLPWLVRYRLAILCYSAVAIFLLALIGFTYAAISIGRRCFRKRKYD, from the exons ATGGGCAGCGGACGGTGGTGGGCTTTGGTTGTAATAGGAGCGGTGGTGGTGGTTGCAAGCGGTGCTTCTCAAAAGAAGCATGACCCTCTGGTCTCTCGAATTGCCTTTGGATCATGCTCCGAGCAAAGCGATCCTCag CCCATCTGGAATACAGTTATCAACTTTGATCCCCAAGTTTTTATTTGGCTTGGAGATAACATTTATGGAGACATTAAGCGCCCTTTTAAAGTATTTGGAAAGGAAAGAACAATCGGACCATGGAAGAATTTTCCTAGGTTTGTTCCTTCTAACAGCCAGGAAATGGAGTTCAAATACAGGAAAGCTAAGACTAATCCAGGTTATTCTCGTCTTCGGGAGAGAACTAAG GTAATCGGCACATGGGATGACCATGATTATGGATTAAACGATGCAGGAAAAGAATTTGGTGGGAAAATCACTAACCAAAGGCTTCTCCTTGATTTTCTAGACGAACCTCAGGATAGTCCACG GCGCAAGCAGGATGGTGTTTATGCATCGTATACATTTGGCCCTGTGGGCAGACAAGTCAAG GTTATCCTCTTAGATACCAGATACCACAGAGATCCTCTTTTAAGTGATGGAACTATCTTGGGTAATTCACAATGGACTTGGTTGGAAAAAGAGATGAATGGTCCAGCATCAGCCATTACCATAATTGGATCTTCTATTCAG GTTATATCAAATCTTTCGGCAGCCACTGGCCCATTGTTTTCTTTTGAGTCTTGGGGACGTTTCCCTAAGGAGAGAGATCGCCTTTTCAAATTGATAGCAGATAGTAAG AGAGATGGAGTCTTCTTCATAAGCGGGGATGTTCATTTTGGAGAAATCACACGGTATGACTGCGCTACTGGATATCCACTTTATGACATAACATCAAGTGGGCTTACAAAAGCAGTAGAGGAGACAGTCTCACCACCATTACATCTCATAGTGAGGTCTGTGGCACGCTTGACACCTAGTACAATGAGAGTCATGGACCAAAACTGCAGATACAGCTCATGCACATACG GTCAACCAAATTTTGGAGCAATTGAGATAGACTGGGATGCAACTCCAATGACCTTGAAAATCGAAGTCAGGGATATCAGTGGGTTTACTGTGACTGGTGTCAAGATGTCATTATTGGAACTTCAAGTGGGAAGCTTAGACCCCGTTGCCACTGCCAAGGCAGGAGAATATAGGAGGCACTGTTCTCTTGAAGTAACTCTACCGTGGCTTGTCAGATATCGCCTGGCTATTCTGTGCTATAGTGCTGTTGCta tCTTTCTTCTAGCTTTGATTGGATTCACATATGCTGCTATATCAATCGGCAGGCGATGCTTTCGTAAACGCAAGTATGATTGA
- the LOC133871233 gene encoding putative calcium-binding protein CML19, translating to MPGFIMKTKHDAGSSSSSSSSSSIAMDEKPSSTSPKSALGRLRRKLSPSKREKPSLSTDSEASKHCSELQRVFEYFDENGDGKISPTELESCVRTCGGKLSMDEAEAAVRSSDLNGDGLLDFEEFRKLMEASGDEEKNEELRQAFGMYEMEGSGCITPTSLKTMLSRLGDSKSIEDCKAMIRKFDLNGDGVLSFEEFSCMMR from the coding sequence ATGCCAGGCTTCatcatgaaaactaagcacGATGCAGGGtcatcctcctcctcttcttcttcttcttcaattgcAATGGATGAAAAGCCCAGTTCAACCTCTCCGAAGTCAGCTTTGGGAAGATTACGGCGCAAACTGTCTCCAAGCAAGAGGGAAAAACCTTCTCTTTCAACTGATTCCGAGGCAAGCAAACACTGCAGCGAGCTCCAAAGGGTGTTCGAATACTTTGACGAGAATGGAGATGGTAAAATATCCCCAACCGAATTGGAAAGCTGCGTGAGGACTTGTGGGGGAAAACTGTCCATGGATGAGGCAGAAGCAGCCGTGAGGTCGTCTGATTTGAACGGGGATGGGCTTCTGGACTTCGAGGAATTCCGGAAGCTAATGGAGGCAAGCGGAGACGAGGAGAAGAATGAGGAGCTCAGACAGGCTTTTGGGATGTATGAGATGGAGGGGTCCGGGTGCATCACCCCCACCAGCTTGAAGACGATGCTGAGTCGACTCGGCGACTCCAAGTCCATCGAGGATTGTAAAGCCATGATTCGAAAGTTTGATCTCAATGGAGACGGCGTTCTCAGCTTTGAAGAGTTCAGCTGTATGATGCGCTAG
- the LOC133871967 gene encoding uncharacterized protein LOC133871967 isoform X2, with protein MCGRGGANVSLCLLIILIVAHHIWNFLGLSWNWAGLEPMQTSSVFLAAKPASAPVRVRSLYTSRTPSTANDPNSMAAAAPKWAQKTITLPPQRRGCHLITPKIMKEIGQDLSEFKCGLAHLFLQHTSASLTINENYDSDVRDDTETFLNKIVPEGRSAPWKHTIEGPDDMPAHIKSSMFGCTLTVPITNGQLNMGTWQGIWLCEHRDNATPRKVVVTLNGI; from the exons ATGTGCGGCAGAGGTGGAGCAAATGTTTCGCTGTGCCTCCTTATAATCCTGATAGTCGCACACCACATCTGGAACTTTCTTGGGCTTAGTTGGAATTGGGCGGGCTTAGAACCCATGCAAACCTCCTCAGTATTCTTAGCTGCGAAGCCTGCCTCGGCTCCGGTTCGCGTGAGGTCGCTGTACACAAGTCGGACACCGAGCACCGCAAACGATCCGAATTCCATGGCTGCGGCTGCTCCTAAGTGGGCTCAGAAGACCATAACTCTGCCTCCCCAGAGGAGGGGCTGCCATCTCATCACCCCTAAG ATAATGAAGGAAATTGGGCAAGATCTGTCAGAATTCAAGTGTGGCCTTGCTCATCTCTTCT TGCAGCACACTAGTGCTTCTCTTACTATCAATGAGAATTATGACTCTGATGTTCGGGATGATACTGAGACATTCCTCAACAAGATAGTTCCAGAG GGAAGATCTGCGCCTTGGAAGCATACAATTGAAG GCCCAGATGACATGCCAGCGCATATCAAGTCGTCGATGTTTGGCTGCACGCTGAC GGTTCCAATTACAAATGGGCAGCTTAACATGGGAACCTGGCAG GGGATATGGCTGTGTGAGCACCGCGACAACGCTACTCCGCGCAAAGTTGTGGTTACCCTCAATGGAATATAA